CATCAAACAGATTCCTGATTACAGACTTATCCATATTATTTTTATAAACAATAATTGCTTCCACCTTACTATTGACAGCATTACTGACAACTTCTATATTATCAAAATGTACAGCACTGATGTTTGCAGCAGGTAAGTCTAGACGGTTCATGTTTTCAACGCCTAAAATGCTGTATTCTGTTTTATTTTTCTCCTTTGCCAATACCAGTTTATCGGAGGATATTTTAAATCCATTCCTTACATCTGCCAAGTCTTCCGCTAATTGCACCGGATTTAAATCCGACAGTTTTTTTACTTTGACATACTCTGGTGTGGTAACTGGTAGATTAAGAGAAGATAAATCTATTGTTTTGATCTTTGCAAGAATCTGCTGTTTATCTTTTTTTAGTCCCTCAACTTCTTTGGTATATACATCCTTCTTTACAGGAATAAGATTAAGTGAAAAACGATTATCCTTCTCTGCTGTACCGATGTAATTAAATTTGATCTTTAACGTGTCTTTTTCAATAGTGACTTCGTATACACTATCCAGCAATTCTCCCGTATTTTTTAATCTGCAATCCGTTAACGACCGGAGATCTGAGATTTTAATTTTCTTTTCAAAAGGATAGGAAAAGTACAGTGAATCATTACTTTCAGAAATATGAATCCGCATTTCAGCAATCATATCCATATACGCAAGCGTAATTCCCCACATGGATTTATTATTCACTTTTGTTACGTTTTCGGATTTCCAATAGGTCCGTTTTTCTTGCGCATTTGTCTTTGTGCAGAATATCGTGAGTAATATGCAGGATAGTATAGTGTAATATGATTTCATTTTATACAGTTTGATCTTACATTGTTAATCATCTGAATTAGAAATGTATCCTAAATATACAAACATCCTCTTAATCCACAAATGTAGAATCTCTCCCCGACCCTCTCCTTCAAAAGGAGAGGGAGATATTTGGCGAACTGTTTTTCTCTCCTTTTAAGGAGTTATAAACTTACAAATTAAACCCTACTGAGAGCATAAAGTTACGGGGAGTGCCTACAAATCCTCTTGTATAGTCAAATCCTCCCAGATAATAATATTTATCAAATACATTATTGATATTCGCCGTAAAACGCATCCCTTTCAGGTGATAATATACAGCCGTATTGACTGTTGTATACGATGGCCACATATCCCAGACACCATTCCCATTCTGATCTTTACGTGCAGCATTATCCATTCGTCGCTCATCAACATAATAGACACCGGCTCCAAAGCCCAGACCCTTGACCGCATATCGGGAAAATATATACTTCAGCCACATCCCTGCCATATTTTTAGGGGCATTGCTCAAAGGCAGTCCTTCTTCACCTGCTAATGAAGATGATTTGACTTCCGTATGGTTAAAACTATAGTTGGCCATCACCTGAAATTCCTTATTGATCTGCCCTCTGAAATCTAATTCTACTCCCCTGGAGATAACCTGTCCGGATTGACGATAAATCGGCAGTCCACTATCGGATATACCTCCGGTTGCAATCAGCATATTCTCTCTCCCTATATGAAATACAGACAACTCCGTTTGCAGATTGTTTTTAAAAAAACCGGTCTTTAATCCTGTCTCTATCTGAAAGCTCCGCTCAGGATTAAAAGGACGATCTGCTCCATAGTTTTCATAATTATAAATAAAATCTGCCCCTACCGGAACATAGCCTTGCGAATAGCTGGCAAAATAGTTAACCTGCTCATTAATCTTATAGGTTAATCCCAATCTTGGCAACCATGCATTTTGTTTGGTTTTGAAAGACTCTTTGAGATCCGCACTGCTGGAACGGTAATATTCATGACGTAGTCCCAACACCACGTGCAGACGTTCTCCAACAGTCACCTGATCCTGTATGTAGAATCCCATACTTTGGTAAGGATTAAGGAAAGGGAATTCCGCCTGCGGACGCCAGATATAGGTAGAGATATCTATGACTTCCCGATTAGGATTTTCCAGGTCAATGGTCAGCGGTACTTCTTTGCCGTTCAGCATCCGGCTACGGGATTCGCGCAGAATATTATCTTTATCCCCTCGGTATTGTGCATAATCAACACCTAATACCAACCTATGCTGATGCCCGGGTCTGTCCAGTGCATAGCGAAGATAACTAACCAGATTGTCCGTGTAATCGGTAATTTGCTTTGACTGGAAACGCATATTCATTACGGTATTCTGTGGCGGATTAGCGTAGGTATTCAATGTGCGAAATTCATTTAATTTTTCCTTATAGATCGACTTCATATAGTTCACATGAAGAGACAAATCTTCTGTGAGTTGCTGATTAAGCCGTGCAGATAGTGTAAGGAAATTTGTCTTAAAGAAGTCGGTTGGCTGGCTCACATTGAAGGATCGGGACTGTGCGTAAAAATCATTGTTACGTATACCTAATCCGCGATCCAGATAACCATCAAAATTGTCATAGGTCAGATCAACATCGATCGTGGTTCCTTCTGCCGGACGAAAACTGAATGAAGGCGCAACAAGTATGTTTTTACGCTGATTAACATCTCTGAACGTTCTGGAATTTTCATAACCTACATTCAGTCTGTAAAGTACTCTTTTAGCAGAATCCAGTGGCCCGCCAATATCGAGAGTAGTACGGTAGGTCTGGAAACTTCCAATTGCAAAATTAACACTTGTATGTTTCTTTTCTAACGGTTTCTTGGTAACCATATTAATGGTTCCGCCGGGAGTAATATCTCCAAACAGGGATGCTCCGGGCCCTTTCAGAACTTCTACACTTTCCAGATTGACCGTAAGTGGCGTACGCCAGAAGCTGGTACCGTATCCATATCCGGAACGCATACCGTTTACCAGACGCATACCGCTGGTATAACCGCTGTTAAATCCGCGAATGGTCAGATCATCATAGGCAGAAGCCTGATTGACACCTGCAAGATCCTGTACAACATCTGTAATCACAAAGGCCTGTTTATCTTCCATAAACTCCTTACTGACAAGAGATATGGATTGTGGCAAATCCTTGAGTGAGCCTGAAAATTTACCTCCAAGTTCGGTCGTATTAATAAGATACGAATTGTTGCGTCTGCCGGTAACCAGCACTTCATCTACTTCTACACTGGCAGGAAACAACTGAACATTGAGTCCCTTTTTGTTATTCCAGTTTAACTGATCTACTGACACGGAAAGTGTCTTATAACCAACCGCACGGAAAGAGAGTGTTGCCGGAAGCTTTACTGTTGCCGGAAGCCGAAAGGTACCATCACTATTCGTCTGTATCAGTTCTTTCGATTTAAGGACAATGGTAATACCTCTGAGTCCCTTTCCTTCTGCGTCGGTTACTTTTCCGAAGATGACGGGCTCCGTCTGAGCATACACCTGCCCGTTGAGTATACAGAATAAAAAGATGGTGATGTAAAAAGTATATTTTAATATATGCATATCTAACTGTTTTTATAACTTCAGTGGCCTGATGGTGTAATATTATAGCTCACACTTCATATGTATAGTTTCAAAACCACTATGATCCTTCCGGATAAGTGTTTTGAAACCGCATTGTAACCAAAATTCGTAGGCGCCTGTGAGAAACGGATGAGTATGCAGGTACAAGGTTGATACAGCCTGTGCCTTTGCAACTTCCATTAATTCCTGAAACAGAGCGGTAGCCACTCCTTGTCTCCGTCCTTTAGGATTCACATATAAGCGTACGACCTCTACTGTATTTTCCTGCTCTAAACGGAGAAAAGAAAACCGTTGATCATAAGCCAACATTCCAATCACAGCAACCAGATTACCTGATTGGTCGCGTGCTTCCAGAAATGTACCAATCCGGGCATGAATATAGGTCTGTGCAAAATGCTGCAGATCATATGGCATTTTATGATGGTCCAGCATGGGAAAAAGTAACTTACGAGCTTCTGATACATAAGTGATCAGCTCAGGCACATCCTGTTCTGAAACACGTTTTATAATCAAATCTTTATTCATAATGGTGTTGAGGATCGGGTAAAATTATTATTTTGCCGCGGTGCGGAATCTGCTGCAGACGTACCTGATAAGCCTGTTCTAATAAATGATGAATGCTATCAGTATTTTGTCCTTCCAGACTGGTGAGAATTTGCTGCTGCATCAGAAAAAAACGATCCCCGTAGAGAAACGCCAGATTAGGATCATGCATAATACAAATCACGGTTTTACCAGCTTCAACTAATTTTTTAAGATTATCCAGCACTGCTGCCTGGTAGTGCAGATCCAGATGATTCGTCGGTTCATCCAATAAGATAATATCCGGATCCTGCACTAATACCCGGCACAAAAGCACCAATTGTCGTTCCCCTCCCGAAAGCCGGGTATATGGCTTGTCTTTGTATTTCCAGAGATCAAACCTTTTTAATACTTTTCGAACCTGCTCTATGTCTTCTTCTTTTGGTGAAAAGCGCGAAAAAGAAGCTCTGCCTGTCATCACCACATCGTATACAGAAAATGGAAAATTGGTCTGGTGAAACTGAGTCATAAAACCGAGTCTGATTCCATTGGCATTCCCGATTTTTACGGCTCGCCGTTCCACTCCATTGATATGTATCTGTCCCTGATATTCCCGTTGGACTCCAGCCAGAATATTAAACAGGGTAGATTTGCCGCTTCCGTTTCGCCCCAGAATAACGGACAGCTCCCCTTTGTAGAAGGTAGCCCGAAGTCCGTCAAGTACAGTTTGTTTTCCGTAGTGAAAGGCTAAATTTCTGATCTCTATTGCTTCCATTATCCGTTCCAGTTTATAGCGTTTTTACGCATCAGGTAAATAAATAGCGGCGTGCCCAGCATCATAGTAAATACACCTACCGGAATTTCAAAAGGCAGCAGTGTACGTGAAAAATCATCAATCAGTAACAGAAAAGTACCTCCAATACTGATATTTGCCCATACTCCTATACTGTTACTCGGCCCGAAGAGCATCCGGCTGATATGGGGTACAATAAGTCCGAAGAGACTGATCATGCCAACCGCAGCGACTGCCGAAGCGGTGATCATGGTGGCTGCACCTATCATAATAAGTTTGATAATTTTGGGATTGACACCTACAGCCAGCGCTTCCTGATCACCCAGAGCAAGAAGATTGAGCTTCCAGCGGAACAGAATAATTATTCCAAGCCCCAGTAATATGGGCAGAATGGCGACCTTTAGTTTTGACCAGGAAGCAGTATGCAGATTCCCCATAGTCCACTGGACTATGGCCTGCAACTTATACGGATCACTCAGATACTGTAAAATGGTAAGGAATGCCGTAAATACGCCTGAAATAATCATACCGGCCAGTACCATGGTCACTAATGATCCTTTGGCACCGCTGTAGGATACAAAGTATGTAATAGCAACAGCCAGCACTCCAAATAAAAAAGCAGAGAGGTTGAGTGGAATCAGAGATACCAGCATTGATAATGCAGCTCCAAAGGCTGCTCCTGAAGAGATCCCTAAAGAAAACGGATCCACAATAGGATTACGAAATACTGCCTGCAGCACTCCTCCGGCCACAGCCAGTGAAGCTCCGACACTAAAGGTCAGCAACACACGCGGAAGTCTGACCTGCCAGACAATGGTTTCCATACTGGAATCGACCACAACAACTTCCCACCCTAATGAAGAAGCTAGACCGGCATATACCAGATTTGCCAGTTCAGATAAACGGAGAAATCCTGTATTCCCTAATGCAAGAGAGAAAAACAGGACAAATAAAGGCAGACAGATGAGTAAGCTTAATTTCCAAAATTTCATATTTCGTCTTCCCATATTTTTTCACTGTACAGAAACTCCAGAGTCTGCTGCAGATCTGTTTTAAATTGTTGTTCAGAATAGCTTGGATAGCACCACTGCCGGAGCTGTTTGGCAAACAAAAGAAATTTAACAGTATGCGGATCGTAGTAAAAAGTGGGTTCCATGCTATACACTTGCTTATCGATTACTGCCGGCAGCGCTTCAAGTTCTTTTAAGCTGTAGACATCCTGTAATTTTGAATTCCACAATACAATAAGATCAGGATTCCACTTGTAAAGAGATTCCGCACTGATATTCGGAGCTTCGAGATTAAGCGGACACGCATTTTCGGCACCCGAAACCTCCATGGACAGATCTACAAGGGAACCCTTACATGAGGTAGAAAAAACACGTCCTTTAGACCATGCATAGTATACCTTTTTCCGTTTTATATCTTCGTGAAGTTTCATTTTCTCCACTTCCTTCTCCACATACCCCACAATCTCCTGAGCACGCTTTTCCTGACCGAGTAATGTTCCTACGCCGACAAGTTCATTATAGATATGCTCTTTATCTCTGCTGGATACTACATACACAGGAATATGAAGATCTTCGAGTTGAGCGATCGTCTCTTTATCATGCTCATATACGATGGCAAGATCTGCCTCTAAGGCCACCAGTGTCTCTACGTGCGTAGACCGGCCTCCGAAAGTGGGTGTCACAATCTGCTTACGGGCAATACGCTTATCGTGTAGAGACAGAAAATGATAGGTAGAAGGATTCTGATAAATCTGTTGCGGAATACCGACCAGCTTATCTCCGGCATTAAGCATGTATATCTGATCGACAAACGGTTCAAACAGAACAACAACACGTTGTGCATACGTTTCCAGTGTGATTTCTTTACCACGGGCATCTGTTGCCGAAATTTTTTCTGCCGTTTGTTTTTTTTCACCGGAATTACTGCAGGCAATGATCAATGTCAGTAGAATGAAACTACTGACCCATCGCCAAGTTGTTTTTCTTCTATTTGTCATATTGTAACTTTATTTTTCCGGAACATATGCAATGCCTGATCAGGCAATAATCTGGCTGAAGTCAGCTCGATATGTCCGGCATATTTGGCGGATAATGCACTGTACAACCTGCCGTCATAAGCCACAGCAAATGACTGGTCATTCAGACAGAAGACAGGTAAGTGCCGGTTGCCGACATCAAAACTGAATTGTCCTGCCATCTGTGCATCCTTTGCATGCAGTATAATGCAATCACAAGGTTTGATATACAATCTGATTGCATAATTATCATTCAGATGCACGACCTGACCATCATGGAGCTGCTCACCATATTCACGCTGCAGACGGATCAATCTTCCTTCTGAAGTTTCCCGTTCCAACACCGTCTTTCGTACCTCATACCATTCCATGTATACAAATTCTTCAGCTATACCCTGCGGTATAGCTGTATAGTTATTGTCTGAAATATAAAGCATTCGGACTACTGCTTTATTTTGAATGCTTTCTTTTCTTCGACTTTACTGATTAGCCATGCACACCATTCATCCATACCATCTCCGTTGAGACTGCTGATCGTAAGGACTTCCAGCTTTGGATTGACTTCCTGTGCATCTTTAGTTACAGCATCAATTGAAAAAGGCACATAGGGCAAAAGATCTGCTTTTGAAACGACCATCAGTTCGCTGGTCAAAAACATCCGTGCATATTTCTTCGGTTTGTCGTCTCCTTCTGTTGCAGCAAGCAAAGTTACACGATAGTCTTCTCCCAGATCAAAGGCTGCAGGACATACCAGATTCCCTACATTCTCTATAAACAGTAGATCCACATTATCCAGATTGATATGGTCTAATGCCTGCAGGATCATCTGCGCTTCTATATGACACATTCCTCCCGTCACAATCTGTAAAGCATTTATTCCTACTTCACGCATACGTACAGCATCTCTTTCCGTTTCCGGATCTCCGACCAGTACAGCGATGTTCAGCTGCTTTCCCAGACGTTTGCCAGTCTCCTGCATTAACGTAGTTTTACCACTACCCGGGGAGGAACAAATATTGATGATACAAATATCTGCCAATCGCTCACGGATAGCTTTGGCCACAAAATCATTGGCCTTTAATAGATTTAATGATGTATTTTCGCATTGTACCGATCCTACCGGCATTTGGTTGCTTTTAGGTATTGCTGTATTACTCATGTTCCTTATTTTTAAATGTAACCTGTGTTATTCTTAACTCTTCTCCCTGAACTACTTTGTCGGATGTGATACCGCAGTTACAGACAAACCGGTGAAAAACGACCTCAAAAGACTTTTTACAGTTGTCGCAAAAGGCCAGTATGGGCAGCACCTTTACCTCGAGCTCTGTATCGCGAAACCACGCATCATCTGTAATGTAGGCTTCAAAAGCATTCTGTATCAAAATAGGCTGAATATTACTTAATAGCCCTGCTTCCAGTCTGATTTTCACAATTTCCTGATAACGATCGGGGTATTCTTCCCGCAGGGTATCAAATATCTCTTGTACTATTCCGGTTTCGTGCATAGTCGTAATGTTAAGCAGCCGCTTGTTTTCTACTTTTCTTTCTCTTTGCGGCCGGAGCTTTAGGCTTCGGAATTTCTGTATCTCCAGCCTCCTGGGTCTCTTGAGCTGGTAATACACTTTCATTCATCAACAATTGCTGCTGATGCAGGGTAAATTCCCAGCACATTTGCGACAGCATCGTCAGAAAGCTGTACAATAATTCACCATCATGTCCGAGTGCCCGCAGCAAAATGCTGTTATCTGCACAGTATGTAAAACCGAAAGTAATATCTTCATATGATCCCGCCAGTATCTCATCAAACTCTTCCTTCATCAGTTTGGCAAACGGACCTGAATAGATAAAAGCGGCCTGATGGGTATAGTCTTCAAAGAATAATAACTTCCTGACAGGTTGCTCATGTGGCATCAGGCATTGATTGTCTGTGTAGATCAGTTTCCCGTCTCTGTACAGTGTTGTACGGCTGTGTACTTTCTGAAACTGGAAAGCTTCATTCATATAAATTCTGCCGGCACTGATAATATCTCCCCAAATCAATGTTGCCGTCTCGTGCATATCAATACGATTGGTTGCACGAAAGATGGCATCTTTGAAAGGAGTAACAGGATGCGGGACGTACTGCAGTATACTGTTTGCTTCCAGTTTGATTATCGTATCCTGTGTTGCTCCCTTTTTCATGGGATGCAGTTTATTAAAAGACTGCGTAAACAGTTTGAAACGGGCATCTTTCTTTACACGGATATCAATAGCCAAATGATCTTCGTCCATAATACCGGGCGAGGCACTCATAATGATCATCTCCAGATGTTCCTGTGCCCGCGGAGCGCCATAATGTGTCAGTTTGTAAGGAGCATTATGATAACTTTCCTTCAACACACTATAGGTACCTTCTCTTTCGACATTGATCTTAATACTACTTTCCATTCCGGGTCTAGTTTTCTAACAGTGCATATTTTTTTATCCAGCTTTTTACATCTTCCAGTCCTTCTAATGTCATCAGATTGGTAAAGATGAACGGTCTTTCTCCGCGCATACGTTTTGCATCACGTTCCATGACAGACAGATCTGCATGCACATAAGGCGCAAGATCTATTTTATTGATTAGCAGCAGATCCGAACGGGTAATCCCCGGACCACCTTTACGTGGAATCTTTTCTCCCTCTGCCACATCGATTACGAAGATGGTAATGTCTGCCAGATCAGGGCTAAATGTTGCGGTAAGATTATCTCCTCCACTTTCCACAAATACGATTTCCGTATCCGGAAAACGCTGAACCAGCTCTTCTACTGCTTCAATGTTCATAGAAGCATCTTCCCGTATTGCTGTATGCGGACAACCTCCTGTCTCTACACCTGAAATACGTTCTGCAGGAAGAGTAGAGTTTTTTTGCAGAAACTGTGCATCTTCACGGGTGTATATATCATTGGTCACTACACAGATGCTGTAATCCGTGGCCATCTGTCTGGTCAGTCTTTCTATTAAAGCGGTCTTACCTGAACCTACAGGTCCGGCCACTCCTATTTTCACATATTTTCTATCCATGTCTGTTATTCTTATGAAATGTAAATCCTGGTATAAAGTTTCTCATGCTGCATACAGCGTACATCCTGTGCCACGCAACAGTTGCCAAGCATATCAGGATCCATATCTTTTTGTTTTCCGACGAGCTCCTGTATCAATCCCTGAAGATTAAACATCA
The Sphingobacterium spiritivorum genome window above contains:
- the hypB gene encoding hydrogenase nickel incorporation protein HypB, which translates into the protein MSNTAIPKSNQMPVGSVQCENTSLNLLKANDFVAKAIRERLADICIINICSSPGSGKTTLMQETGKRLGKQLNIAVLVGDPETERDAVRMREVGINALQIVTGGMCHIEAQMILQALDHINLDNVDLLFIENVGNLVCPAAFDLGEDYRVTLLAATEGDDKPKKYARMFLTSELMVVSKADLLPYVPFSIDAVTKDAQEVNPKLEVLTISSLNGDGMDEWCAWLISKVEEKKAFKIKQ
- a CDS encoding hydrogenase maturation nickel metallochaperone HypA, producing the protein MHETGIVQEIFDTLREEYPDRYQEIVKIRLEAGLLSNIQPILIQNAFEAYITDDAWFRDTELEVKVLPILAFCDNCKKSFEVVFHRFVCNCGITSDKVVQGEELRITQVTFKNKEHE
- a CDS encoding urease accessory protein UreD codes for the protein MESSIKINVEREGTYSVLKESYHNAPYKLTHYGAPRAQEHLEMIIMSASPGIMDEDHLAIDIRVKKDARFKLFTQSFNKLHPMKKGATQDTIIKLEANSILQYVPHPVTPFKDAIFRATNRIDMHETATLIWGDIISAGRIYMNEAFQFQKVHSRTTLYRDGKLIYTDNQCLMPHEQPVRKLLFFEDYTHQAAFIYSGPFAKLMKEEFDEILAGSYEDITFGFTYCADNSILLRALGHDGELLYSFLTMLSQMCWEFTLHQQQLLMNESVLPAQETQEAGDTEIPKPKAPAAKRKKSRKQAAA
- a CDS encoding ABC transporter substrate-binding protein, yielding MTNRRKTTWRWVSSFILLTLIIACSNSGEKKQTAEKISATDARGKEITLETYAQRVVVLFEPFVDQIYMLNAGDKLVGIPQQIYQNPSTYHFLSLHDKRIARKQIVTPTFGGRSTHVETLVALEADLAIVYEHDKETIAQLEDLHIPVYVVSSRDKEHIYNELVGVGTLLGQEKRAQEIVGYVEKEVEKMKLHEDIKRKKVYYAWSKGRVFSTSCKGSLVDLSMEVSGAENACPLNLEAPNISAESLYKWNPDLIVLWNSKLQDVYSLKELEALPAVIDKQVYSMEPTFYYDPHTVKFLLFAKQLRQWCYPSYSEQQFKTDLQQTLEFLYSEKIWEDEI
- a CDS encoding GNAT family N-acetyltransferase — its product is MNKDLIIKRVSEQDVPELITYVSEARKLLFPMLDHHKMPYDLQHFAQTYIHARIGTFLEARDQSGNLVAVIGMLAYDQRFSFLRLEQENTVEVVRLYVNPKGRRQGVATALFQELMEVAKAQAVSTLYLHTHPFLTGAYEFWLQCGFKTLIRKDHSGFETIHMKCEL
- a CDS encoding ABC transporter ATP-binding protein translates to MEAIEIRNLAFHYGKQTVLDGLRATFYKGELSVILGRNGSGKSTLFNILAGVQREYQGQIHINGVERRAVKIGNANGIRLGFMTQFHQTNFPFSVYDVVMTGRASFSRFSPKEEDIEQVRKVLKRFDLWKYKDKPYTRLSGGERQLVLLCRVLVQDPDIILLDEPTNHLDLHYQAAVLDNLKKLVEAGKTVICIMHDPNLAFLYGDRFFLMQQQILTSLEGQNTDSIHHLLEQAYQVRLQQIPHRGKIIILPDPQHHYE
- a CDS encoding TonB-dependent receptor, which gives rise to MHILKYTFYITIFLFCILNGQVYAQTEPVIFGKVTDAEGKGLRGITIVLKSKELIQTNSDGTFRLPATVKLPATLSFRAVGYKTLSVSVDQLNWNNKKGLNVQLFPASVEVDEVLVTGRRNNSYLINTTELGGKFSGSLKDLPQSISLVSKEFMEDKQAFVITDVVQDLAGVNQASAYDDLTIRGFNSGYTSGMRLVNGMRSGYGYGTSFWRTPLTVNLESVEVLKGPGASLFGDITPGGTINMVTKKPLEKKHTSVNFAIGSFQTYRTTLDIGGPLDSAKRVLYRLNVGYENSRTFRDVNQRKNILVAPSFSFRPAEGTTIDVDLTYDNFDGYLDRGLGIRNNDFYAQSRSFNVSQPTDFFKTNFLTLSARLNQQLTEDLSLHVNYMKSIYKEKLNEFRTLNTYANPPQNTVMNMRFQSKQITDYTDNLVSYLRYALDRPGHQHRLVLGVDYAQYRGDKDNILRESRSRMLNGKEVPLTIDLENPNREVIDISTYIWRPQAEFPFLNPYQSMGFYIQDQVTVGERLHVVLGLRHEYYRSSSADLKESFKTKQNAWLPRLGLTYKINEQVNYFASYSQGYVPVGADFIYNYENYGADRPFNPERSFQIETGLKTGFFKNNLQTELSVFHIGRENMLIATGGISDSGLPIYRQSGQVISRGVELDFRGQINKEFQVMANYSFNHTEVKSSSLAGEEGLPLSNAPKNMAGMWLKYIFSRYAVKGLGFGAGVYYVDERRMDNAARKDQNGNGVWDMWPSYTTVNTAVYYHLKGMRFTANINNVFDKYYYLGGFDYTRGFVGTPRNFMLSVGFNL
- the ureG gene encoding urease accessory protein UreG, translated to MDRKYVKIGVAGPVGSGKTALIERLTRQMATDYSICVVTNDIYTREDAQFLQKNSTLPAERISGVETGGCPHTAIREDASMNIEAVEELVQRFPDTEIVFVESGGDNLTATFSPDLADITIFVIDVAEGEKIPRKGGPGITRSDLLLINKIDLAPYVHADLSVMERDAKRMRGERPFIFTNLMTLEGLEDVKSWIKKYALLEN
- a CDS encoding urease accessory protein UreE, whose product is MLYISDNNYTAIPQGIAEEFVYMEWYEVRKTVLERETSEGRLIRLQREYGEQLHDGQVVHLNDNYAIRLYIKPCDCIILHAKDAQMAGQFSFDVGNRHLPVFCLNDQSFAVAYDGRLYSALSAKYAGHIELTSARLLPDQALHMFRKNKVTI
- a CDS encoding FecCD family ABC transporter permease — its product is MGRRNMKFWKLSLLICLPLFVLFFSLALGNTGFLRLSELANLVYAGLASSLGWEVVVVDSSMETIVWQVRLPRVLLTFSVGASLAVAGGVLQAVFRNPIVDPFSLGISSGAAFGAALSMLVSLIPLNLSAFLFGVLAVAITYFVSYSGAKGSLVTMVLAGMIISGVFTAFLTILQYLSDPYKLQAIVQWTMGNLHTASWSKLKVAILPILLGLGIIILFRWKLNLLALGDQEALAVGVNPKIIKLIMIGAATMITASAVAAVGMISLFGLIVPHISRMLFGPSNSIGVWANISIGGTFLLLIDDFSRTLLPFEIPVGVFTMMLGTPLFIYLMRKNAINWNG